In the genome of Massilia sp. PAMC28688, one region contains:
- a CDS encoding CusA/CzcA family heavy metal efflux RND transporter translates to MFERIIRFSIEHRWLVMLAVVAMMAIGVFSYKKLPIDAVPDITNVQVQINTAAAGYSPLEVEQRVTFPIETVMAGLPDLEQTRSLSRYGLSQITVVFKDGTDIHFARQLVNQRIQEAKETLPDGVSPMMGPISTGLGEIYLWTVESLPGAKKADGTPYTPTDLREIQDWIIKPQLRNVIGVTEINSIGGYAKEYHVTPNPAKLASYNLTLQDLVVALERNNSNVGAGYIEKKGEQFLIRVPGQVRNIEDIRNVILSNVQSVPVRMRDVAEVDVGRELRTGAATDNGQEVVLGTVFMLIGQNSRVVSQAVDKKMVEINRTLPAGVKAYTVYDRTVLVDKAISTVKRNLLEGAVLVIAILFLFLGNIRAALITAMVIPLSMLFTFTGMVTYKVSANLMSLGALDFGIIIDGAVVIVENCVRRLAHAQEHHKRSLTRAERFHEVFAAAKEARRPLLFGQLIIMIVYIPIFALTGVEGKMFHPMAFTVVAALVGAMILSMTFIPAAVALFIGERVSEKENRLTKWASQAYEPTLALVMRSKAVVLTLAAVLVILSGALATRLGSEFVPSLNEGDFAIQALRIPGTSLTQSLALQRQLESGLKAKFPEIERVFARTGTAEIASDPMPPNISDGYVMLKPQSQWPAPKKTRDELLAAVQAEAARYPGNNYEFSQPIQLRFNELISGVRSDVAVKIFGDDMDVLNDTAAKVAATLNRVPGAAEVKIEQTTGLPMLTVNIDREKTTRYGLNIGDVQETIAIATGGRTAGTMFEGDRRFDIIVRLPEHLRTDLEALKRLPIPLSGSKAGAEGGDAGATSYIPLAEVATLDFTPGPNQISREDGKRRIVVSANVRGRDIGTFVPEAEAMILKEVKIPPGYWTRWGGTFEQLQSATQRLQVVVPLALFLVFTLLFVMFNNVKDGLLVFTGIPFALTGGILALWLRDIPMSISAAVGFIALSGVAVLNGLVMLSFIRTLREEGMGLDDAINTGALTRLRPVLMTALVASLGFIPMAIATGTGAEVQRPLATVVIGGILSSTILTLLVLPLLYRLAHGKDSEEEVYTTTKNEVVA, encoded by the coding sequence AGCGCGTCACGTTTCCGATCGAGACCGTCATGGCAGGCCTGCCGGACCTGGAGCAGACGCGTTCGCTGTCTCGCTACGGTTTGTCGCAGATCACCGTCGTCTTCAAGGACGGTACCGATATCCACTTTGCCCGCCAGCTGGTCAACCAGCGGATCCAGGAAGCGAAGGAAACCCTGCCGGACGGCGTCAGTCCAATGATGGGCCCGATCTCGACCGGGCTTGGCGAGATTTACCTTTGGACTGTCGAGTCGCTACCCGGCGCCAAAAAGGCCGATGGTACGCCTTACACGCCGACCGATCTGCGCGAGATCCAGGACTGGATCATCAAGCCGCAGCTGCGCAATGTCATTGGGGTTACCGAGATCAACTCGATCGGGGGCTACGCGAAGGAGTATCACGTCACGCCCAACCCGGCGAAGCTGGCGTCCTACAATCTGACCTTGCAGGATCTCGTTGTCGCGCTGGAACGCAACAATAGCAATGTCGGCGCCGGCTACATCGAGAAAAAGGGCGAGCAATTCTTGATCCGCGTCCCAGGACAGGTGCGCAACATCGAGGACATCCGCAACGTCATCCTGAGCAACGTTCAAAGCGTGCCGGTCCGCATGCGCGACGTGGCCGAGGTCGACGTGGGGCGCGAATTGCGTACCGGCGCCGCGACCGACAACGGCCAAGAAGTCGTGCTGGGCACCGTGTTCATGCTGATCGGGCAAAACAGCCGCGTCGTGTCGCAGGCGGTGGACAAGAAGATGGTCGAGATCAACCGCACCTTGCCCGCCGGCGTAAAGGCTTACACGGTCTACGATCGGACGGTACTGGTCGACAAGGCGATCAGCACCGTCAAGAGGAACCTGCTGGAAGGCGCGGTACTCGTCATCGCCATCCTGTTTCTCTTTCTCGGCAATATCCGCGCAGCGCTCATCACGGCGATGGTTATCCCCCTGTCGATGCTGTTCACCTTCACCGGCATGGTGACGTACAAGGTCAGCGCCAACCTGATGAGCCTTGGGGCACTCGACTTCGGCATCATCATCGACGGCGCGGTCGTGATCGTCGAGAACTGCGTGCGGCGTCTGGCGCATGCCCAGGAACACCACAAGCGTTCGCTGACCCGCGCCGAGCGCTTTCATGAAGTGTTCGCCGCCGCCAAGGAAGCGCGCCGGCCGCTGCTGTTCGGCCAGCTCATCATCATGATCGTCTACATCCCGATTTTTGCGCTCACTGGCGTGGAAGGAAAGATGTTCCATCCGATGGCGTTTACAGTGGTCGCGGCCCTGGTGGGCGCAATGATTCTATCGATGACCTTCATTCCGGCCGCCGTGGCGCTGTTCATTGGCGAACGCGTGTCCGAGAAGGAAAACCGGCTGACGAAATGGGCAAGTCAAGCATATGAGCCGACGCTCGCGCTGGTGATGCGTAGCAAGGCCGTCGTGTTGACCCTGGCAGCAGTGCTCGTTATCCTGTCGGGGGCGCTTGCGACCCGCTTGGGGAGCGAGTTCGTGCCCAGCCTGAACGAAGGGGACTTCGCCATCCAGGCGCTGCGCATTCCCGGCACCAGCCTGACGCAGTCACTCGCGTTGCAAAGGCAGCTTGAGAGCGGCCTGAAAGCGAAGTTCCCGGAGATCGAGCGTGTCTTTGCCCGGACCGGCACCGCGGAGATCGCTTCCGATCCCATGCCGCCGAATATCTCGGACGGCTACGTCATGCTGAAGCCGCAATCGCAGTGGCCAGCGCCGAAGAAAACGCGGGACGAGCTGCTGGCGGCGGTGCAGGCCGAGGCCGCCAGGTACCCGGGGAACAACTACGAGTTCTCGCAGCCGATCCAGCTGCGCTTCAACGAACTTATTTCGGGAGTGCGCAGCGACGTCGCCGTCAAGATCTTTGGCGACGACATGGACGTGCTCAACGACACCGCCGCCAAGGTGGCAGCGACACTGAATCGCGTGCCCGGGGCAGCGGAGGTGAAAATCGAGCAGACGACCGGGCTTCCCATGCTCACGGTGAACATCGACCGGGAAAAGACCACCAGGTACGGCTTGAACATTGGCGATGTACAGGAAACGATCGCCATCGCCACCGGCGGTCGCACCGCCGGCACGATGTTCGAGGGCGACCGGCGGTTCGACATTATCGTGCGCCTGCCCGAGCACTTGCGCACCGACCTGGAGGCGCTCAAACGCCTGCCTATACCGCTATCCGGTTCAAAGGCGGGTGCGGAAGGTGGGGATGCCGGCGCGACGAGCTACATTCCGCTCGCGGAGGTGGCCACACTCGATTTCACGCCCGGCCCGAATCAAATCAGCAGGGAGGATGGCAAACGGCGCATCGTGGTGAGCGCCAATGTACGGGGGCGCGACATCGGGACGTTCGTGCCGGAAGCCGAAGCAATGATCTTGAAAGAAGTAAAAATCCCACCCGGGTATTGGACGCGCTGGGGCGGGACATTCGAACAGCTGCAGTCGGCGACACAGCGCCTGCAAGTCGTGGTGCCGCTCGCGCTGTTCCTGGTGTTCACGCTGCTGTTCGTCATGTTCAACAACGTCAAGGATGGGTTATTGGTCTTCACCGGGATCCCGTTTGCCCTCACGGGCGGCATCCTGGCCCTGTGGCTGCGCGATATTCCGATGTCCATTTCAGCAGCGGTGGGGTTCATCGCCCTGTCAGGAGTGGCGGTGCTCAATGGCCTGGTCATGCTGTCTTTCATTCGCACCCTGCGCGAGGAGGGAATGGGACTGGACGATGCAATCAATACGGGCGCGCTTACGCGTCTGCGGCCGGTGCTGATGACCGCGCTGGTCGCTTCGCTCGGGTTTATTCCAATGGCGATTGCGACCGGTACTGGCGCGGAAGTGCAGCGGCCCCTGGCCACGGTGGTCATCGGTGGCATCCTCTCGTCGACCATATTGACGTTGCTCGTTTTGCCACTGCTGTATCGGCTGGCCCATGGCAAAGACAGCGAAGAGGAAGTTTATACGACCACCAAGAATGAAGTGGTCGCGTAA
- a CDS encoding cation diffusion facilitator family transporter yields the protein MSAGHSHGVSAGQSEKPLWIALTLTSLFLTAELVGGILTNSLALISDAAHMFTDAAALGISLAAMRIGRRPADSKRTFGYYRFEILAAAFNAILLFMVALYIVYEAYERLQTPAQIESGPMLIIAAIGLVVNLISMRLLSAGKDTSLNMKGAYLEVWSDMLGSIGVIVGALLIRYTGWSWVDSVIAVGIGLWVLPRTWTLLRESMNVLLEGVPEGVGIEEIGAAIRAKPGVTGIHDLHVWSISSGKTSLSVHVVSNGTPATWPALVASVRDMLAHDFEIHHTTVQVEDSPCEQAAELHEFTPDHGPKELHDD from the coding sequence ATGAGTGCAGGACATTCGCATGGTGTGAGCGCTGGGCAAAGCGAGAAGCCGCTATGGATAGCATTGACGTTGACATCGTTATTTTTGACCGCGGAATTAGTGGGGGGAATCCTGACCAACAGCCTGGCCTTGATCTCGGACGCAGCCCACATGTTTACCGATGCGGCGGCTCTCGGAATATCGCTGGCTGCCATGAGAATCGGGCGACGGCCGGCCGATAGTAAGCGCACCTTTGGCTATTATCGTTTCGAGATTCTTGCGGCTGCATTCAACGCGATATTGTTGTTCATGGTTGCGCTCTACATCGTCTATGAGGCTTACGAGCGCCTGCAGACGCCCGCGCAAATCGAGTCGGGCCCGATGTTGATCATTGCCGCCATCGGACTGGTCGTCAACCTGATCAGCATGCGCTTGCTCAGCGCAGGGAAGGATACCAGCCTGAACATGAAAGGCGCCTATCTGGAAGTCTGGAGCGACATGCTCGGGTCGATCGGCGTCATTGTCGGGGCGCTCTTGATCCGCTACACCGGTTGGAGTTGGGTGGATTCGGTGATCGCCGTAGGCATCGGACTATGGGTATTGCCCCGGACGTGGACCTTACTCAGGGAAAGCATGAACGTGTTGCTGGAAGGCGTGCCGGAAGGAGTTGGCATCGAAGAGATCGGCGCCGCGATTCGCGCAAAACCGGGCGTTACAGGCATCCACGATCTGCACGTGTGGTCCATTTCAAGTGGCAAAACCAGCCTGTCTGTTCATGTGGTCAGCAACGGCACGCCGGCGACCTGGCCAGCCCTGGTCGCATCCGTGCGCGATATGCTGGCGCACGATTTCGAGATTCACCATACGACCGTTCAAGTGGAGGATTCGCCATGCGAACAAGCCGCCGAGCTGCACGAATTCACCCCGGACCACGGGCCGAAGGAGCTGCACGATGATTAA
- a CDS encoding site-specific integrase produces the protein MSKIDTYVHAATRENTRRSYQAAARHFEIEWGGFLPATADSIARYLVDHAESLAINTLRQRLAALAQWHIDQGFPDPTKAPVVRKVLRGIQALHPAQEKRARPLQLEQLALVAQWLDVQIATATVAGDRPAQLRCARDKAILLLGFWRGFRGDELTRLQVEYIDITHGEGMTCFLPQSKGDRSHKGTTFKAPALARLCPVEAYAAWIALAGLTEGAVFRSIDRWGHIGAQGLHINSFVPLLRSLFGDAGIAFAAQYSGHSLRRGFAQWATANDWDIKTLMEYVGWKNVQSALRYVEGADPFARHRIEQSCPTTGGQITERE, from the coding sequence ATGAGCAAAATCGATACCTATGTTCACGCAGCGACCCGCGAGAACACGCGGCGCAGCTATCAAGCGGCAGCCCGGCATTTTGAAATCGAATGGGGGGGCTTCCTGCCCGCGACGGCAGATTCGATCGCCCGTTACCTGGTCGACCATGCCGAATCATTGGCCATCAACACGTTGCGTCAGCGTCTTGCCGCGCTGGCGCAGTGGCACATTGACCAGGGGTTTCCCGATCCGACCAAAGCGCCCGTGGTGCGCAAGGTCTTGCGGGGCATTCAGGCACTGCACCCGGCGCAGGAAAAGCGCGCGCGGCCACTGCAGCTCGAGCAACTGGCACTAGTAGCCCAGTGGCTCGACGTTCAAATCGCTACCGCGACAGTGGCGGGGGATAGGCCAGCGCAGTTGCGATGCGCGCGCGACAAGGCTATTCTGCTGTTGGGCTTCTGGCGCGGATTTCGCGGGGATGAATTGACGCGGTTGCAGGTCGAATACATCGACATTACGCACGGCGAGGGGATGACGTGCTTTCTGCCCCAGTCCAAGGGCGACCGAAGCCACAAAGGCACCACGTTCAAAGCGCCGGCGCTCGCCCGGCTGTGTCCGGTCGAAGCCTACGCCGCCTGGATCGCCCTAGCCGGACTGACCGAAGGCGCGGTATTTCGCAGCATCGATCGCTGGGGGCACATAGGCGCCCAAGGATTGCACATTAATAGTTTCGTTCCACTGCTGCGCTCGCTGTTTGGCGATGCCGGCATCGCCTTCGCCGCTCAGTACAGCGGGCATTCGCTACGGCGTGGTTTCGCCCAGTGGGCCACCGCAAACGATTGGGACATCAAGACGCTTATGGAATATGTCGGCTGGAAAAACGTACAGTCGGCGCTGCGTTACGTCGAAGGCGCCGATCCGTTTGCACGGCACCGCATTGAGCAATCATGCCCGACCACTGGCGGGCAGATCACTGAACGTGAATGA
- a CDS encoding efflux RND transporter periplasmic adaptor subunit: MKNKKVLALIIVIMVAAVAYGAYHLGMRQGMKEMPMASGATANGAHAAANSGGKKPLYWHDPMVPGQKFDKPGKSPFMDMQLVPVYGGSEGDDGTVSISPRVQQNLGVRTAAVTTGKLSSGVVAVGSVAYNERDVALVQARSNGFIERLYVRAPLDPVRKGQPLAELYVPDWIAAQEEFLAVRRMRGSGMASLVDGARQRMRLAGMTAEQVRLVESSGKVHSRVTISAPVSGVIAELGTRDGMTVMAGAQLFRINGTSSVWVNAEVPESLAAKVRPGDAVEARAPALPGSVFKGKVGAILPEVNAATRTLKARIELANRNGKLVPGMFASLTFSSSGGDDVLLVPSEAVIQTGTRSVVMLAQDGGKFIPVEVELGSENNGQTEIRKGLALGQKIVVSGQFLIDSEASLKGAATRMIDIPAPAAEQAARLHHGEGKVEEISKDEVTISHGPIPSLQWGPMTMPFTLTAAIPSNVRVGDHVAFDVKQRKDGSFEIAAISRLPAQPAKTAKPAESAMEPGMKMPAPTGVKK; this comes from the coding sequence ATGAAGAACAAGAAGGTTCTCGCGCTGATCATCGTAATCATGGTCGCAGCCGTCGCCTACGGTGCCTACCACCTCGGCATGCGTCAGGGTATGAAGGAGATGCCGATGGCATCAGGCGCGACAGCAAACGGCGCTCACGCGGCCGCCAACAGCGGTGGAAAGAAGCCGTTGTACTGGCACGATCCGATGGTCCCCGGCCAAAAGTTTGACAAGCCGGGTAAGTCGCCCTTCATGGACATGCAACTAGTTCCCGTGTACGGCGGCAGCGAGGGTGACGACGGCACAGTGTCGATCAGTCCCCGGGTCCAGCAAAATCTGGGCGTGCGCACCGCGGCAGTCACGACGGGCAAACTTTCTTCAGGCGTCGTCGCGGTGGGAAGCGTCGCCTATAACGAGCGGGACGTCGCATTAGTCCAAGCGCGCAGCAATGGTTTTATTGAGCGGCTCTACGTACGCGCCCCATTAGATCCCGTCAGGAAGGGGCAGCCCCTGGCCGAGTTGTACGTGCCGGACTGGATCGCCGCTCAGGAGGAATTTCTGGCAGTGCGGCGGATGCGGGGAAGCGGCATGGCATCCCTGGTCGACGGTGCGCGCCAGCGCATGCGTTTGGCTGGCATGACAGCGGAGCAGGTGCGCCTGGTCGAGTCAAGCGGCAAGGTGCACTCGCGTGTGACGATTTCGGCCCCCGTAAGCGGTGTCATCGCCGAGCTTGGCACGCGTGACGGGATGACTGTGATGGCGGGTGCCCAACTATTTCGCATCAATGGAACCAGTTCCGTGTGGGTCAATGCCGAGGTGCCGGAGAGCTTGGCTGCGAAGGTGCGGCCCGGCGATGCGGTCGAAGCTCGTGCGCCGGCGCTCCCGGGGAGCGTATTCAAGGGTAAGGTGGGCGCCATTCTGCCCGAAGTGAACGCCGCGACACGTACGCTAAAAGCGCGAATCGAGCTGGCCAATCGGAACGGCAAACTGGTGCCAGGTATGTTCGCATCCCTCACCTTTTCCTCTAGTGGTGGAGACGACGTCTTGCTGGTGCCCTCGGAGGCAGTGATACAGACCGGCACCCGCAGCGTCGTGATGCTTGCCCAAGACGGCGGCAAATTCATTCCTGTCGAGGTCGAGCTTGGCAGCGAGAACAATGGCCAGACCGAGATCCGCAAGGGTCTGGCACTTGGGCAAAAAATAGTCGTGTCTGGTCAGTTCTTGATCGACTCGGAGGCCAGCCTCAAAGGGGCGGCGACTCGCATGATCGATATCCCGGCACCAGCGGCCGAGCAAGCGGCTCGGCTGCACCATGGGGAGGGCAAGGTAGAGGAAATCAGCAAGGACGAAGTCACGATATCGCACGGCCCCATCCCTTCTTTGCAGTGGGGGCCAATGACAATGCCTTTTACATTGACCGCAGCGATTCCCAGCAACGTGCGCGTGGGCGATCATGTTGCGTTCGATGTTAAGCAGCGCAAAGACGGCAGCTTTGAAATTGCCGCGATTTCGCGCCTTCCCGCCCAGCCTGCAAAAACTGCCAAACCCGCGGAAAGCGCCATGGAGCCAGGCATGAAGATGCCGGCGCCGACGGGAGTCAAGAAATGA
- a CDS encoding SLATT domain-containing protein, with protein MENANASKSAIGAELKRIEEDCIHSGKAHFNAGDRWARYHYWLGVPSVVLSALAGAAFFKDYGSAAGVMSSVVAVLTSLMTFLKPSERAAAHKGSGDQYLTLRNDARVFREIRLQYACDELAAIAGLDEFTKRRNELNQASAQFSRADFELARKGIDEGEGAHRVDLPGGA; from the coding sequence GTGGAAAACGCAAATGCATCCAAATCGGCCATCGGGGCTGAACTTAAACGCATCGAGGAAGACTGTATCCACTCAGGAAAAGCGCACTTTAACGCCGGCGACCGGTGGGCGCGTTACCACTATTGGCTCGGCGTTCCGTCCGTCGTTCTGAGCGCCCTGGCGGGAGCGGCATTTTTCAAGGATTACGGCAGCGCAGCCGGCGTGATGTCATCCGTAGTCGCCGTACTCACATCTCTGATGACCTTTCTGAAGCCGTCGGAGCGGGCCGCAGCCCATAAAGGCAGTGGCGACCAGTATTTGACACTGCGTAACGATGCGCGCGTATTTCGCGAGATCCGCCTGCAGTACGCGTGTGACGAGCTGGCTGCGATCGCCGGGTTGGACGAGTTCACAAAGCGACGGAACGAGCTCAACCAAGCAAGCGCGCAGTTCTCACGCGCGGACTTCGAACTGGCGCGCAAAGGTATCGACGAGGGCGAGGGAGCACATCGCGTCGACCTGCCTGGAGGCGCATAA
- a CDS encoding TolC family protein yields MSFPLSARLDARSNRLRIVSKISLVLSLLASEAAIAAPQPLTLGQAQKQAVARSRQLTAEDHAIAGARDMAIAAGQLPDPVLKAGIDNLPVSTSDRFSLTKDFMTMRRIGISQELTRADKRQSRFARYEREALKFAAQKDVVLATIQRETAIAWLERYYTEQMAALISVQSDQARQEIEAAEAAYRGGRGTRADILAARSGLLLLDDRASEIDRRLHVSQTMLARWTGVHDNSALAGTPDIDHIRLNTATLDKDLAHHPKITVLNRQEEVARAEANVARANQRADWSVEVSFQQRGSEYSNMVSVGLSVPLQWDRKRRQDRELSAKLAMVEQTTAERDEMLRDHVAETRALIVQWTSGRERISRYRSQLITISGERTQAVLAGYRGGKATLSEVLAARRNETEVRMQAIELQLDTARIWAQLNFLFPEAQGFQHATTFNPKDPK; encoded by the coding sequence ATGTCATTCCCTTTATCAGCGCGTCTTGACGCGCGCTCGAATCGTCTTCGCATCGTGTCGAAGATTTCGCTTGTCCTGTCGCTGCTCGCCAGCGAAGCAGCAATTGCGGCGCCGCAGCCGTTAACTCTTGGGCAAGCCCAGAAACAAGCGGTCGCCCGCTCCCGTCAGCTGACGGCCGAGGACCATGCAATCGCGGGAGCACGCGACATGGCCATAGCCGCCGGTCAGCTTCCAGATCCGGTTCTAAAGGCTGGTATCGACAACCTTCCTGTCAGCACCAGTGACCGCTTCAGTTTAACCAAGGATTTCATGACCATGCGGCGCATTGGCATCTCGCAAGAGCTGACGCGCGCCGACAAGCGGCAGTCGCGCTTTGCGCGTTATGAGCGCGAAGCGCTCAAATTCGCGGCCCAGAAAGACGTCGTGCTCGCCACGATCCAACGCGAAACGGCAATCGCCTGGTTGGAGCGCTATTACACCGAACAGATGGCTGCGCTGATCTCTGTGCAATCCGATCAGGCGCGGCAAGAGATCGAAGCTGCAGAGGCGGCTTATCGCGGCGGTCGCGGCACGCGTGCCGATATACTTGCGGCCCGCTCAGGGCTATTGCTCCTGGATGATCGGGCCAGCGAAATTGACCGCCGGCTCCACGTTTCACAGACCATGCTCGCGCGCTGGACTGGCGTACATGACAACTCGGCGTTAGCCGGAACCCCCGATATCGACCATATCCGTCTTAATACCGCGACGCTCGATAAGGACCTGGCCCATCATCCAAAGATCACCGTGCTGAACCGGCAGGAGGAAGTGGCGCGCGCTGAGGCCAATGTGGCGCGGGCAAACCAGCGCGCCGACTGGAGCGTGGAAGTTTCGTTCCAGCAGCGCGGTTCTGAGTACTCGAACATGGTCTCTGTCGGGCTTTCCGTGCCGCTGCAATGGGATCGAAAAAGACGGCAAGACCGGGAACTAAGCGCAAAGCTTGCCATGGTTGAGCAGACGACGGCCGAACGTGACGAGATGCTTCGGGACCATGTCGCTGAGACGCGCGCCCTGATCGTCCAGTGGACAAGTGGACGGGAGCGCATTTCCCGGTACAGGAGTCAATTGATTACGATTTCTGGCGAACGAACCCAGGCCGTTTTAGCCGGATATCGCGGCGGAAAGGCGACGCTCAGCGAGGTGCTTGCAGCAAGGCGCAACGAGACCGAGGTCCGCATGCAAGCGATCGAGCTGCAACTGGACACAGCCAGGATATGGGCGCAACTGAACTTCCTCTTTCCCGAGGCCCAAGGTTTCCAGCATGCCACTACATTCAACCCAAAGGACCCAAAATGA
- a CDS encoding nucleotidyltransferase — MSLITYLDKRASDAVLSSSEQSSINTSISTLKSRLTTYFGSGLSDQFRFGSSTRGTILPRAMDEHSDIDYMVVFAEGSYSPQTYLDRLKRFAETHYSRSDIKQSSPTIVLLLNHIRFDLVPALKEQYAAGYRIPNGATAWQSTNPNDFNASLVTKNNAELSKIKPAIRLLKYWNAQNGYVYDSFSLERWVITLSFPTALNLRDYLFTIFDNLTLNYDQAQWRKDKLARAKAIIAEVRRMEREDMPYSAEGEIKRLIPE, encoded by the coding sequence ATGTCGCTCATCACCTATCTGGACAAGCGTGCGAGTGACGCGGTGCTTTCGAGCAGCGAGCAGAGTTCGATCAATACGTCGATCAGCACCCTCAAATCAAGGCTCACCACATACTTTGGAAGCGGCCTGAGCGATCAGTTTCGATTCGGGTCGTCGACCCGCGGCACCATCTTGCCCCGCGCAATGGATGAGCACTCCGACATCGACTACATGGTGGTGTTTGCCGAGGGCAGCTATTCTCCGCAAACCTACCTGGACCGCCTCAAGCGCTTCGCGGAAACTCATTACTCGCGCTCCGACATCAAACAGTCGTCGCCGACGATTGTCCTCTTGCTAAACCACATCCGATTCGACCTGGTGCCCGCACTGAAAGAACAATATGCGGCCGGATACCGAATCCCAAATGGAGCGACTGCCTGGCAGTCGACGAACCCCAACGATTTCAATGCCAGCTTGGTCACAAAGAACAATGCGGAACTTTCCAAAATCAAGCCCGCCATTCGACTGCTGAAGTATTGGAACGCGCAGAACGGCTATGTCTACGATTCATTCAGTTTAGAACGGTGGGTGATTACCCTTTCTTTTCCCACGGCGCTAAATTTGCGCGATTACCTGTTTACGATCTTTGATAACCTAACCCTGAACTATGACCAAGCCCAGTGGCGCAAGGACAAGTTGGCGCGGGCCAAAGCGATCATTGCGGAAGTACGGCGCATGGAACGGGAAGATATGCCATACAGCGCCGAGGGGGAAATCAAGAGGCTGATTCCCGAATGA
- a CDS encoding isoprenylcysteine carboxylmethyltransferase family protein encodes MTLMSESVMLALVFVMYFAVAFVWPTVRVWRLSNLNPYVLPSSDDVYGFVTSAMRALMICLFAYIVGQLIWPNIEQGMGALLWLLHTPVKIAGWFGLSIAILWTVIAQAQMGRSWRIGIDTNHTTALVTSGLFGWSRNPIFLAMRVCLLSLVLIRPNAVTLALWLVGDVIMQVQVRLEEAFLQEQHGESYRAYSGRTRRWI; translated from the coding sequence ATGACTTTAATGTCGGAAAGCGTCATGCTCGCCCTGGTCTTTGTCATGTACTTCGCCGTAGCCTTCGTCTGGCCGACCGTTCGAGTGTGGCGCCTGAGCAATCTGAACCCTTACGTACTGCCGTCATCGGACGACGTTTACGGCTTCGTGACGTCGGCGATGCGCGCCTTGATGATCTGCCTCTTCGCATATATCGTCGGGCAGCTAATCTGGCCCAATATCGAACAAGGGATGGGCGCGCTGCTTTGGCTGTTGCACACCCCCGTAAAAATCGCCGGCTGGTTTGGATTGTCGATTGCCATATTGTGGACCGTCATCGCTCAGGCGCAGATGGGCCGTTCCTGGCGCATCGGGATTGACACCAACCACACCACTGCACTGGTGACCAGCGGCCTCTTCGGGTGGTCCCGCAATCCGATTTTTCTGGCGATGCGTGTGTGCCTCCTGAGCCTGGTGCTGATTCGGCCGAACGCGGTAACGCTGGCGCTCTGGCTTGTCGGTGACGTGATCATGCAAGTGCAAGTGCGCCTGGAAGAGGCATTCTTGCAAGAACAGCACGGCGAAAGTTATCGTGCTTACAGCGGCCGCACCCGGCGGTGGATCTGA
- a CDS encoding DNA-binding protein: MARTGLYQSEVKKARDALIAQGKHPSVDAVRVALGNTGSKTTIHKYLKELEEQDGGAGDRKASITEALHDLVARLAAQLHEEGNARVVEVEAQSLEKDRVHAAALAALRSDIESLGGRLERVQAGADRESAAHAEARANLQDETIARHTAEQQVADLKERVLENDAHRLSLEEKHKHAREALEHYRQSVKEQREQDQRRHEQQIQQLQAEMRQLQQSLIVKQDDITRLNQEGARLVSDLSHAQAALYAQQAQGRQLVQQIATLQDAAQQALIRLAAKDAQTGALHEQAAAAVSKAEAAFGRVRELELALATADATLASQHEVASELRAHLASRAQKADNEPEART, from the coding sequence ATGGCCCGGACCGGACTGTATCAATCGGAAGTGAAGAAGGCGCGGGACGCCCTGATCGCGCAGGGCAAGCATCCGTCGGTCGACGCGGTGCGGGTTGCGCTCGGCAACACAGGGTCAAAGACGACCATCCACAAGTACCTGAAGGAACTCGAAGAGCAGGACGGCGGGGCCGGTGACCGCAAGGCGTCCATCACGGAGGCATTACACGATCTTGTCGCCAGGCTGGCGGCCCAATTACACGAGGAAGGCAATGCGCGCGTCGTCGAGGTCGAGGCGCAGTCCCTTGAGAAGGACCGCGTGCACGCCGCAGCCCTGGCCGCGCTGCGCAGCGACATCGAATCGCTGGGCGGTCGGCTCGAACGCGTCCAGGCCGGAGCAGATCGGGAAAGTGCAGCGCACGCCGAGGCCCGCGCGAACCTTCAAGATGAGACGATTGCGCGACACACGGCCGAGCAGCAGGTGGCCGACCTCAAGGAGCGGGTGCTTGAGAACGATGCGCACCGGCTCTCGCTCGAAGAAAAACATAAGCACGCCCGCGAGGCGCTGGAGCACTACCGCCAATCGGTCAAGGAGCAGCGCGAGCAGGACCAGCGCCGCCACGAGCAGCAGATACAGCAGCTGCAGGCCGAAATGCGCCAGCTGCAGCAAAGCCTGATCGTCAAGCAGGACGACATCACCCGGCTGAACCAGGAAGGCGCGCGCCTGGTCTCGGACCTCTCGCATGCGCAGGCGGCACTATACGCCCAACAAGCCCAGGGCCGGCAATTGGTGCAGCAGATTGCGACGCTCCAGGATGCCGCCCAACAGGCATTGATCCGGCTCGCAGCCAAGGATGCACAGACAGGGGCGCTGCACGAGCAGGCGGCGGCGGCCGTGTCGAAGGCGGAGGCGGCATTCGGCCGGGTGCGCGAGCTCGAACTGGCGCTGGCGACGGCGGACGCGACGCTGGCGTCGCAGCACGAGGTGGCCAGCGAACTTCGCGCCCATCTGGCAAGCCGGGCTCAGAAAGCGGATAACGAACCAGAAGCCCGGACCTGA